Proteins encoded in a region of the Stieleria neptunia genome:
- a CDS encoding DUF1501 domain-containing protein produces MFSERTNRRRFLYTSGGGGLAIGIGSSLPSCFLHAAESATGDEDRILVVVQLSGGNDGLNTVIPYADDAYRAARATLAVPRSEVLAIDDDLGFHPSLRGIKDLLDDGQVAVVQGVGYENPNRSHFESMDIWHSCVRKDQSRTDGWIGRALEQFTAADGGDVPALHLGEQQQPFALASETIRVPTVKQLEAFQLRGADSPALRRLLNGPPTPAADQAGGDLLGFLQSSTQGAISASQRVTAAAEGYQTDIKYPQSRLADQLRLVAQLISAEMTTRVYYLQLDGFDTHAQQGDTHAILLRQWSDAVAAFLRDMKAHGHTDRVCVMTFSEFGRRVAENASAGTDHGAAGPMFLCGGGLNAGLIGTAPRLDDLQQGDLKHSVDFRSVYASVLKDWLGTDPDRVLRGHYETLPLFAGA; encoded by the coding sequence ATGTTTTCTGAACGGACAAATCGACGTCGTTTTCTTTACACGTCAGGGGGCGGTGGGCTGGCGATCGGGATCGGTTCCTCGCTGCCGAGCTGCTTTTTGCACGCCGCCGAGTCGGCCACCGGTGACGAAGATCGGATTCTGGTCGTCGTTCAGCTTTCCGGCGGCAACGACGGGCTGAACACGGTGATCCCTTACGCCGACGACGCCTATCGCGCCGCCCGAGCGACGTTGGCCGTGCCCCGATCCGAGGTGCTGGCCATCGATGATGATCTCGGGTTTCACCCGTCATTGCGTGGGATCAAGGACTTGCTCGACGACGGACAGGTCGCCGTGGTTCAAGGGGTCGGCTATGAGAACCCCAACCGGTCGCACTTTGAATCGATGGACATCTGGCACAGCTGTGTGCGTAAGGATCAGTCTCGCACCGACGGCTGGATCGGACGCGCCCTGGAACAATTCACCGCCGCCGACGGCGGCGATGTGCCCGCCTTGCACCTCGGTGAACAGCAGCAACCGTTCGCGCTCGCCTCGGAGACGATCCGTGTGCCGACCGTCAAACAACTCGAAGCCTTCCAGCTTCGCGGTGCCGACTCGCCGGCGCTGCGTCGGCTGCTTAACGGGCCGCCGACACCCGCGGCCGACCAAGCCGGCGGCGACTTGCTCGGTTTTTTGCAGTCGAGCACCCAGGGCGCGATCTCTGCCAGCCAACGCGTCACCGCGGCGGCGGAGGGGTATCAGACCGACATCAAATACCCCCAGTCCCGTTTGGCAGATCAGTTGCGTTTGGTGGCTCAATTGATCAGCGCGGAGATGACGACGCGGGTCTATTACTTGCAGCTGGACGGCTTCGACACGCACGCCCAGCAAGGCGACACGCATGCGATCTTGCTGCGTCAGTGGAGCGACGCGGTGGCGGCGTTTCTCCGTGACATGAAGGCCCACGGGCACACCGATCGCGTCTGCGTGATGACCTTCAGCGAATTCGGTCGACGGGTGGCCGAGAACGCCAGCGCGGGAACCGATCATGGCGCGGCCGGTCCGATGTTCCTGTGTGGCGGCGGCTTGAACGCAGGCCTGATCGGCACCGCACCGCGTCTGGACGATCTGCAACAAGGCGACTTGAAACACAGCGTCGATTTCCGCAGCGTCTACGCATCGGTGCTGAAAGACTGGCTGGGGACCGACCCCGATCGAGTGCTCCGCGGTCACTATGAAACGCTGCCGTTATTTGCAGGGGCGTAG
- a CDS encoding DNA-binding protein, whose translation MSVATKKTGKSKKALEAQLVAGGMVPIKAKVDPKATEKVVARTYTGQVLGDRKIVRLGAERLGPAEDLAMEFLGLQPDGESKPLALQGRRALGFASWALITHPENAKDALVLVKRIKAAARKAKSKPGHAWDAFSEMAEELNRSVRHFLPPFWEEAARIFKELGNHTYAGRGLGKALEAERVHALDVDRERRRDAVLEFALSGCLSGKALGEYTKDLENQFEPDEAFETFRDLLVRRTLGGMPPMAGAAKDLVRLAKLAGKDPDAEIDRLLKEIISAPSMSRAPQQFWSSVGKRIAHLVKQSDSFGVWLLVHTNCESNYYSESTAWKWIDQLEKWKVLRLLALPADKFPDDVEIPGGRAGWFSRLSMASTPPPKRFFDLLESAAEALREEAIPLQLGKSQGWASQPADVDVIEACLQLQIPLADISQGAGIGFGGWMQSEVDHPRRNSSLVHVLDDERFASRVRNMIPNLICRDQSTRRHGDQYGHGGRRFDQAAAGHEALKDIWWEFLDHKLSILETGGLADFEVTLNQIRSAIGRSTIAQFPDVLKRLRKLDLVGTLRRTLVGGILDEYGWQPLDDADDQNRLPVIKSRRRNDSFYESFPTLIFARDGKIDEFGPAGHTVRAEFSFTKSTEPQAVLPVGDDTAVVFRDTSNYEGKICWLSDPGDVKKLDGGYWYSPPGFWMPFQDGVFFGSRMLKPGDTRLPTWAHWLSDGGRCWIQKTDPTQYHYHADSGEMIGTTSLVELDPISGKIIRESVPGWFEQDLAASNTVDWQHCFLMPTPDGMDASPLGIADGMLGWSVRTTRDGRTIGRGIDGRTCTLEPDPYGFEKAKTPIAIMDKPESKHHWIITAEGTVIDSETGIGIALLQEKSNRYRIGQPMHLSHRFFHFYTVRSKQASAKLRKVSVKQCKLFLEAGNAQHQALRKKKEEAETDPHRNAVAEAVAKWLPDTPPRLQKGLGKIISIMAAEQASLGGFLDRITEPPKEKETQAESKEKPEFAPSAAGVADLIYTWPGSDRPGIYRYGASTASKAHIEVVTNFLETGNQQKLPGGNPDWISAIDDPCSAAWKWFWTQSTVGADTEATENAPAKSRFEDSLGLKGLVYLAKRGILDWKGKFVYYIAKGFSEADAKLDKNKPYAPARDKAVAFTDGKHRYIAYSYGGYGNEEIHVLEYIESGKPKPPKAYSILETIEVKRTWGSKQVNAFVDAVRKLETLPLVDAELLADAARELGASPVQVGLAWMADLRTSRYGQEKLTKELRSHYGWKLNEIKAAISGLDGEALPMSLMSTGLLDDPAGAIGERKNEAFARMVAAWKKRRESTVTLSPEAAAPLEHVGFGYPRLDRKAFLGLLSEPEGSDILEPRKTTFQYSSQSKRHQQHILDATYTPEPPLDLQKVLPQLLDAVGWVNYATPCGDPARRKIPALIQATRAWLDDPSTTLTFGATYTTKDWYGDKKVDVEATVDQFSKLIAPCQRKKDGHYEFDSGLIVGAVFPPVCRLHFRTSKLRTTDDFAMLAAAGKMTFHYEGDGSGMLEFARFVLEMRSDVAGELIDANLGDDFPDGAWEQDPRVCVPDLVAQVAKEHTINENAATLYLQILALPDPTAKNIQAWNGWKTAEYKKAAAELVDKALVVSAKRSRAGRDIFLPGGWEPLKLPNLPVETWKLSMYGHDGTDRMRGGNAALLVCKRPVASQFRFAYQRVTKGDAPRYEETLGG comes from the coding sequence ATGAGTGTCGCCACGAAAAAAACCGGCAAATCAAAAAAAGCCCTCGAGGCTCAGTTGGTCGCCGGCGGCATGGTGCCGATCAAAGCCAAGGTCGACCCCAAGGCCACCGAAAAGGTCGTCGCACGAACCTACACGGGCCAGGTTCTCGGCGACCGCAAAATCGTGCGTCTGGGCGCCGAACGTTTGGGACCGGCAGAAGACTTGGCAATGGAGTTTCTGGGGCTGCAACCGGACGGGGAAAGCAAGCCGCTGGCGCTTCAAGGCCGACGCGCGCTGGGGTTCGCCAGTTGGGCGTTGATCACGCATCCGGAAAATGCCAAGGACGCGCTGGTGTTGGTCAAACGGATCAAAGCGGCGGCCCGCAAGGCGAAATCGAAACCCGGCCACGCCTGGGACGCGTTCTCCGAAATGGCCGAGGAATTGAATCGATCGGTCCGACATTTTCTGCCGCCGTTCTGGGAGGAGGCCGCCAGGATCTTCAAAGAGCTGGGCAACCACACCTACGCCGGACGCGGACTCGGCAAGGCACTCGAAGCCGAACGGGTCCACGCGCTCGACGTCGACCGGGAACGACGACGCGATGCCGTGCTTGAATTTGCACTCAGCGGTTGCTTGTCCGGCAAAGCACTCGGCGAATACACCAAGGACTTGGAAAACCAATTCGAACCCGACGAGGCCTTTGAAACGTTTCGCGATTTGCTCGTGCGGCGGACGCTCGGTGGCATGCCGCCGATGGCCGGTGCGGCGAAAGATTTGGTTCGGCTGGCAAAGCTGGCGGGCAAAGATCCCGATGCGGAAATCGATCGGTTGTTGAAGGAGATCATTTCCGCGCCGTCGATGTCGCGCGCCCCCCAACAATTCTGGTCTTCGGTCGGCAAGCGGATCGCACACCTGGTCAAGCAATCCGATTCCTTCGGCGTTTGGTTGCTGGTCCATACCAATTGCGAATCGAATTATTACTCCGAGTCCACGGCTTGGAAATGGATCGATCAACTTGAAAAATGGAAGGTGCTGCGGTTGCTCGCGTTGCCGGCCGACAAGTTCCCAGACGACGTCGAAATTCCCGGCGGCCGAGCGGGCTGGTTCAGCCGACTTTCGATGGCCAGCACACCTCCGCCGAAACGTTTCTTCGACTTGCTCGAATCGGCCGCCGAAGCGCTTCGTGAAGAGGCGATCCCGTTGCAATTGGGGAAATCACAAGGCTGGGCGTCCCAACCGGCCGACGTAGATGTCATCGAAGCCTGTTTGCAGTTGCAAATCCCGCTGGCGGACATTTCGCAAGGTGCCGGGATCGGGTTCGGCGGCTGGATGCAGTCCGAAGTCGACCATCCGCGTCGCAATTCATCGCTCGTTCACGTCTTGGACGATGAACGGTTTGCGTCGCGGGTACGCAACATGATTCCAAACCTGATCTGCCGCGACCAATCCACGCGTCGGCATGGTGACCAATACGGACACGGTGGGCGTCGATTCGACCAAGCCGCCGCCGGGCACGAGGCGCTCAAAGACATCTGGTGGGAGTTTTTGGATCACAAATTGTCGATTCTGGAAACCGGCGGGCTGGCAGATTTCGAAGTCACGTTGAATCAAATTCGTTCGGCCATCGGACGCAGTACGATCGCGCAGTTTCCCGACGTGCTGAAACGACTGAGAAAGTTGGACCTGGTCGGCACGCTCCGGCGTACGTTGGTCGGCGGGATTTTGGATGAATACGGTTGGCAGCCACTCGATGATGCCGATGACCAGAATCGGTTGCCGGTGATCAAGAGTCGGCGAAGGAACGATTCTTTCTATGAATCGTTTCCCACGCTGATTTTCGCCCGTGACGGAAAGATCGACGAATTCGGACCTGCCGGCCACACGGTTCGCGCCGAATTTTCATTCACCAAGTCCACCGAGCCCCAGGCGGTTTTGCCGGTCGGAGACGACACCGCGGTCGTGTTCCGAGATACCTCCAACTACGAAGGCAAGATCTGTTGGCTCAGCGACCCCGGTGACGTCAAGAAACTCGACGGCGGCTACTGGTACTCCCCGCCGGGATTCTGGATGCCGTTTCAAGACGGGGTGTTCTTTGGCAGCCGTATGCTGAAACCGGGTGATACGAGATTGCCGACCTGGGCGCATTGGTTGAGCGATGGTGGGCGTTGCTGGATCCAGAAAACCGATCCGACGCAGTACCACTATCACGCAGATTCCGGAGAGATGATCGGCACGACGTCGCTGGTCGAACTGGATCCGATCAGCGGAAAAATCATCCGCGAGAGCGTTCCGGGCTGGTTCGAACAAGACCTTGCCGCAAGCAACACCGTTGATTGGCAACACTGTTTTCTGATGCCGACGCCGGACGGCATGGACGCGTCTCCGTTGGGGATCGCCGACGGCATGCTCGGTTGGAGCGTTCGGACCACGCGCGACGGCCGCACGATCGGACGCGGAATCGACGGCCGGACCTGCACGCTGGAGCCGGATCCATACGGTTTCGAAAAAGCCAAGACGCCGATTGCGATCATGGACAAACCGGAATCGAAGCACCACTGGATCATCACCGCCGAAGGGACCGTCATCGACAGCGAAACGGGGATCGGCATCGCGTTGCTGCAAGAGAAATCAAATCGGTATCGCATCGGCCAGCCGATGCATCTGTCGCACCGGTTCTTTCACTTCTACACCGTCCGATCCAAGCAAGCGTCGGCCAAACTGCGCAAAGTCTCGGTCAAGCAATGCAAGTTGTTTCTCGAAGCCGGGAACGCTCAACACCAAGCGCTGCGCAAGAAAAAGGAAGAAGCCGAAACGGATCCCCACCGCAATGCCGTTGCCGAAGCGGTCGCGAAATGGTTGCCCGACACCCCGCCGAGGTTGCAGAAGGGACTCGGGAAAATCATCAGCATCATGGCCGCCGAACAAGCCTCGTTGGGAGGCTTTTTAGATCGGATCACGGAACCACCCAAAGAGAAGGAAACGCAGGCGGAGTCGAAAGAAAAACCGGAGTTCGCGCCCTCGGCAGCCGGCGTCGCCGATCTGATCTACACGTGGCCCGGCTCGGACCGTCCCGGGATCTATCGCTATGGGGCGTCTACCGCATCCAAAGCTCACATCGAGGTCGTCACAAACTTTTTAGAAACCGGCAACCAACAAAAGCTCCCCGGCGGCAATCCCGACTGGATCTCCGCGATCGACGATCCCTGTTCGGCGGCCTGGAAATGGTTTTGGACGCAGTCCACGGTGGGGGCCGATACCGAAGCGACGGAGAACGCGCCGGCCAAGTCTCGATTCGAAGACAGCTTGGGGCTCAAGGGACTCGTCTACTTGGCTAAGCGCGGCATCCTGGATTGGAAAGGCAAGTTCGTCTACTACATCGCCAAAGGGTTTTCTGAAGCCGACGCCAAGCTGGACAAGAACAAACCGTACGCGCCGGCGCGTGACAAAGCCGTCGCGTTTACCGATGGAAAACATCGCTACATCGCGTATTCGTACGGAGGCTACGGCAACGAAGAGATTCACGTGCTGGAATACATCGAATCCGGCAAGCCGAAGCCGCCCAAGGCGTACTCGATTCTGGAGACCATCGAGGTCAAACGCACCTGGGGATCGAAGCAAGTCAACGCGTTCGTCGATGCGGTCCGCAAGCTCGAAACGCTGCCGCTGGTGGATGCAGAGTTGCTCGCCGACGCCGCCCGGGAACTCGGCGCGTCACCGGTTCAAGTCGGCTTGGCGTGGATGGCGGATCTGCGGACCAGTCGTTACGGCCAAGAAAAGCTGACCAAGGAACTGCGATCGCACTACGGTTGGAAACTCAACGAAATTAAAGCCGCCATCTCGGGCCTCGACGGCGAGGCGTTGCCGATGTCGTTGATGTCCACCGGTCTGTTGGACGATCCAGCGGGGGCGATCGGCGAACGCAAAAATGAAGCATTTGCCCGCATGGTTGCCGCATGGAAAAAGCGTCGTGAATCGACGGTGACGCTTTCCCCCGAAGCCGCCGCACCGTTGGAACACGTCGGATTCGGCTATCCACGGCTCGACCGAAAAGCGTTCTTAGGATTGCTGTCCGAACCCGAAGGGTCAGATATTCTGGAGCCGCGCAAGACGACGTTCCAGTACTCGTCGCAATCGAAGCGGCATCAGCAACACATCCTCGATGCAACCTACACCCCCGAACCTCCACTGGACTTGCAAAAGGTCCTGCCCCAGTTGTTGGATGCCGTGGGCTGGGTCAATTATGCGACGCCGTGCGGCGATCCCGCACGACGCAAGATCCCCGCGTTGATCCAAGCGACGCGAGCCTGGTTGGATGACCCATCGACCACGTTGACGTTCGGTGCGACCTACACGACAAAAGATTGGTACGGCGACAAAAAAGTGGATGTCGAAGCGACGGTCGACCAGTTTTCAAAACTGATTGCACCCTGCCAACGAAAGAAGGACGGGCACTACGAGTTCGACAGTGGGTTGATCGTTGGCGCCGTCTTTCCACCCGTTTGTCGGCTGCATTTCCGCACGTCGAAACTGCGAACGACGGATGATTTCGCGATGCTCGCCGCGGCGGGGAAGATGACGTTTCATTACGAAGGCGATGGATCGGGGATGTTGGAGTTTGCCAGGTTTGTGTTGGAAATGCGGTCCGACGTCGCGGGCGAACTGATCGACGCCAACCTCGGCGACGATTTTCCTGACGGTGCGTGGGAACAGGACCCGCGCGTCTGCGTGCCCGACTTGGTTGCCCAAGTCGCCAAGGAGCACACGATCAATGAAAACGCCGCCACGTTGTATCTGCAAATCCTGGCGTTGCCGGATCCGACGGCCAAAAACATTCAAGCCTGGAACGGTTGGAAGACCGCGGAATACAAGAAGGCTGCGGCCGAACTGGTCGACAAAGCGTTGGTGGTCAGCGCCAAACGCAGCCGCGCGGGTCGGGACATCTTTTTGCCCGGCGGATGGGAACCGCTCAAACTGCCCAATCTGCCGGTGGAAACCTGGAAACTTTCGATGTACGGCCACGACGGAACCGATCGGATGCGCGGCGGCAACGCGGCGTTGTTGGTTTGCAAACGCCCCGTCGCGTCACAGTTTCGATTCGCCTACCAACGCGTCACCAAGGGTGATGCGCCGCGTTATGAAGAAACGTTGGGAGGGTGA
- a CDS encoding DUF4132 domain-containing protein, with protein MASTVKQENAWVDAERDYKLGLRAGRLVCQNPKGKSLASVPKWLKENETAESLLALADWLAEHELECLHTVERWMLRSLSIPRAVLTEIWADSAWRDCIENMVVVPVAGGTFDLENAGLLKDVDAKRGLGVIDLDGETQWIKTDSFGVPHPILIGDLEELRELAGDLGIRQTIDQLYRPIHQPTQEQMDLTSINDFSGGHFEQLNFATSHCRRLGYPVRGGYATCRVWENNALIEARYFIGDEYPESPTWTGGLVFVDESQQPQKINSIGPVTFSEGVRMASEIYAKRKVDATEDDQ; from the coding sequence ATGGCGTCAACGGTCAAGCAGGAGAACGCTTGGGTCGATGCCGAGCGGGATTACAAGTTGGGGCTTCGGGCGGGCAGGTTGGTCTGTCAAAACCCCAAAGGCAAATCGCTCGCGTCGGTTCCAAAGTGGCTTAAGGAAAACGAAACGGCCGAGTCGTTGCTCGCCCTGGCCGACTGGTTGGCCGAACATGAACTGGAATGTCTGCACACGGTCGAGCGATGGATGTTGCGATCACTGTCGATCCCACGCGCCGTGCTGACGGAGATCTGGGCGGATTCGGCTTGGCGTGACTGCATCGAAAACATGGTGGTCGTGCCCGTCGCTGGCGGAACATTCGATCTGGAAAACGCCGGCTTGCTGAAAGACGTCGACGCAAAACGTGGACTGGGCGTGATCGATCTGGACGGCGAAACCCAGTGGATCAAAACCGATTCGTTCGGCGTGCCGCACCCGATCCTGATCGGTGACCTGGAAGAGTTGCGTGAGTTGGCCGGGGACCTGGGGATCCGACAAACCATCGACCAGCTTTATCGCCCGATCCATCAACCGACCCAAGAGCAGATGGACCTGACGTCCATCAACGACTTTTCCGGCGGCCACTTCGAACAATTGAACTTTGCCACCTCGCACTGTCGCCGCTTGGGTTATCCCGTCCGCGGCGGCTACGCGACGTGCCGAGTCTGGGAAAACAACGCCCTGATCGAGGCTCGTTATTTCATCGGGGACGAATACCCCGAATCACCGACTTGGACGGGCGGATTGGTGTTCGTCGACGAGAGTCAGCAGCCGCAGAAAATCAATTCGATCGGTCCGGTCACGTTCAGCGAAGGCGTTCGCATGGCCTCGGAAATCTACGCCAAACGCAAAGTCGACGCCACGGAGGATGACCAATGA
- a CDS encoding DUF1800 domain-containing protein has product MAVETKIDPIWAWQPFTPSDSQPWDRSLAAHLYRRAGFGADLQLLDEAVAQSPHDVVDELIALNLETSDFRAVADSLAQTLLAGGDPMKLSAAWVYRLLFTPAQLLEKTTLFWHGHFATGADKVKDSAMMWRQNQLLRRHALGDFQALAQAIAKDPAMLIYLDSTSNRKSHPNENFARELMELFCLGEGHYSETDVVELARCFTGWEIRRDRFRKNRYQHDEGEKSILGKRGAFDGEQAVEIVVGRDDMPRFICRKLARYFIADELELTDDLIEIPAATMRENNLQIAPVLKLMLSSNLFFSAHARARKIKSPVELVIGMLRGLNGTTNSQLVARGLRDIGQGLFYPPNVKGWDGGRAWINSSTVLGRANLFEKLLSDEDTKFDGRSLTQSLADHDIHDADHAIDHFEHCLMAVPINPATRRQLNVQFGSLGKDPEKNYRRLLHAVCSLPEFQLA; this is encoded by the coding sequence ATGGCTGTCGAGACCAAAATCGATCCCATTTGGGCGTGGCAACCCTTCACGCCGAGTGATTCCCAACCCTGGGATCGATCACTCGCGGCGCACCTGTATCGTCGCGCCGGTTTTGGCGCCGACCTGCAGCTGTTGGACGAAGCGGTCGCCCAAAGTCCCCACGACGTCGTCGACGAACTGATCGCGCTGAATCTGGAAACGTCGGACTTTCGCGCCGTCGCCGATTCGCTCGCCCAAACCCTGTTGGCCGGCGGCGATCCGATGAAGCTGTCGGCGGCGTGGGTCTATCGGTTGCTGTTCACGCCGGCGCAGCTGCTGGAAAAAACAACCCTGTTCTGGCACGGCCATTTCGCCACCGGCGCCGACAAGGTCAAAGATTCGGCGATGATGTGGCGGCAAAACCAGTTGCTGCGTCGACATGCCCTCGGCGACTTTCAAGCGTTGGCGCAAGCGATTGCCAAGGACCCGGCGATGTTGATCTATTTGGATTCAACGTCGAATCGAAAGTCGCATCCGAATGAGAACTTCGCCCGCGAGCTGATGGAATTGTTTTGTCTCGGTGAAGGGCATTACAGCGAAACCGACGTCGTCGAACTGGCACGTTGCTTCACCGGTTGGGAAATCCGTCGCGATCGATTTCGCAAAAACCGTTATCAACACGACGAAGGCGAAAAGTCGATCCTGGGAAAACGCGGCGCGTTTGATGGCGAGCAGGCCGTTGAAATCGTGGTCGGACGCGATGACATGCCGCGTTTCATCTGCCGGAAACTGGCGCGGTACTTCATCGCCGACGAGCTGGAGTTGACCGACGATCTGATCGAGATCCCGGCGGCGACGATGCGCGAGAATAACTTGCAGATCGCTCCGGTGCTCAAACTGATGCTTTCGAGCAATCTGTTCTTTTCAGCACATGCCCGGGCCAGAAAAATCAAGTCGCCGGTCGAACTCGTGATCGGGATGTTGCGTGGTTTAAATGGAACGACCAACAGCCAACTGGTTGCACGTGGGTTACGCGACATCGGCCAAGGCTTGTTCTACCCGCCGAATGTCAAGGGCTGGGACGGAGGCCGGGCCTGGATCAATTCTTCGACCGTACTCGGGCGGGCCAACCTGTTCGAAAAACTCTTGTCCGACGAAGACACAAAATTTGACGGCCGATCGTTGACGCAATCGTTGGCCGACCATGACATCCACGACGCCGATCACGCGATCGACCATTTTGAACATTGTCTGATGGCGGTGCCGATCAACCCGGCGACGCGTCGGCAACTGAATGTGCAATTCGGTTCGCTCGGCAAGGATCCTGAGAAAAACTATCGCCGACTGCTTCACGCCGTTTGCTCGCTCCCCGAATTTCAACTCGCCTGA
- a CDS encoding plasmid pRiA4b ORF-3 family protein, whose translation MKIAKDVRSLYSRDVAPAEKFLRSLSITDDKPGTIVRDANALLDFLVGPPTPTSNQHFVLPMKLLKEANQRMAEPLENRMARPQLRSFPTLVGLYLPLRSMGLITTQTKPKRAIFVDTGLHERWKGLNPTEQYIALLAACLFQASAASIGYDARCTGRRQHMASTYSMLSDVQTSHPGESGLMLDSWENKMDLAMLHGFGFVKLEMESNVKEGKSAEIEEVTRLPLGDAAFVALFNVLKWSDDEDDFYDTCRALFPDLKERLTAAAAEFQPGEYTLNVSVGDCSRVFVAPAETDLDSFAYEILTAFNFDDEHLFLYEYRDRTGINRRILDGRLEDGEMFADETRLGDLPLESGESIAFDYDFGDTTRFSITIESISDQPSKRKKPKVTQCVGEPPFQYRWQEQYYDDEEDVEDE comes from the coding sequence ATGAAAATTGCCAAGGATGTCCGCAGCCTGTATTCACGGGACGTAGCGCCCGCCGAAAAGTTCCTCCGCTCGTTGTCAATCACAGACGACAAGCCCGGAACCATCGTGCGTGACGCCAATGCCTTGCTCGATTTCCTTGTCGGGCCGCCGACCCCGACCAGCAATCAGCACTTCGTGCTGCCGATGAAGCTGCTAAAGGAGGCGAATCAACGGATGGCCGAACCGCTCGAGAACCGAATGGCCCGGCCCCAGCTCCGATCTTTCCCCACGCTGGTCGGGCTCTATCTTCCGCTGCGATCGATGGGCTTGATCACGACCCAGACCAAGCCCAAACGGGCTATTTTTGTGGACACCGGACTGCACGAGCGTTGGAAGGGATTGAATCCGACGGAACAATACATCGCCCTGCTTGCCGCCTGTCTGTTCCAAGCCTCCGCCGCATCGATCGGCTACGACGCGCGTTGTACAGGACGGAGACAACACATGGCGAGTACCTACTCAATGCTGAGCGACGTGCAAACGAGTCATCCGGGTGAATCAGGCTTGATGCTTGATTCATGGGAGAACAAAATGGACTTGGCGATGCTGCATGGGTTCGGATTCGTCAAACTGGAAATGGAATCCAACGTCAAAGAGGGGAAATCCGCCGAGATCGAGGAAGTCACACGGTTGCCGCTCGGTGACGCTGCCTTCGTTGCCTTGTTCAACGTGTTGAAATGGTCTGACGACGAAGACGACTTCTACGACACGTGCCGAGCGCTGTTTCCGGATCTGAAAGAGCGCTTGACCGCTGCGGCCGCGGAATTTCAACCGGGCGAATATACACTGAACGTCTCTGTCGGCGATTGCTCGCGAGTCTTCGTCGCCCCTGCCGAAACCGACCTCGACTCCTTTGCCTACGAGATTTTGACAGCGTTCAATTTCGACGACGAACACTTGTTCCTCTACGAGTATCGCGACCGCACCGGCATCAACCGCAGGATCCTCGATGGCCGGCTGGAGGACGGAGAAATGTTCGCCGACGAGACGCGACTGGGGGACTTGCCGTTGGAATCCGGCGAGTCGATTGCGTTTGATTACGACTTCGGCGACACGACACGTTTCTCGATCACGATCGAGAGCATCAGTGATCAACCTTCAAAACGCAAGAAACCCAAAGTCACCCAATGCGTGGGCGAGCCGCCGTTTCAGTACCGGTGGCAAGAACAGTACTACGACGACGAGGAAGACGTTGAGGACGAATAA